One genomic window of Clostridium taeniosporum includes the following:
- a CDS encoding DUF342 domain-containing protein yields MGLVFSATTLEKCLEKATDELKVSKDCLEYTVIAQKNTFFKKKVTIEILKVNKANDLIKNQENNSREDKEMSNKENETHKGIKVENGKIIIENLDYSSNETVTIHPCDGIKLFINGEECVSKTKVTALDDIKVEYIKKEGSRKINITTSEDKMQAYITINYSPKYSFELVDQSCCRDIILKAKKKKGEYPPKYTYDELITILKDKGIVHGVLKDKIKELSENYCVDNELVAQGDKVINDVPDTIKVFFESDKKKTLKDENAKIDYRNMYSISNVSSGEILAEKIDGVQGKNGKNIFGNEVKRRTSPKINIRVGTGCKLEDNKVISTIEGKPSCKSGVYSVNKVYELKDVDIKTGNIDFIGDIEINGSIKSGTNVKAGNSVTVRKNVEEATIIAGGQVNISANVLNSKVSAGANDIDKKKHLEILKKYDSIIESLISYTKQIKDKNTLDNNKSDGEIIKLLIESKFKNIPRLSMLIVSFEKNSDSTDREMINFIRKKIMGLGPIKIKRYSELYGLKDMILSEIEALEEEIVIPVDVYLDYAQDSTIKASGSVFITGKGQYVSKITALNNIEFTQSGSVCRGGTLHAKDQIKVKTVGSIAGVLTRLEVSEKGCITGDIAYQNTVFCFGEKQFTLEVASKNVKAYVGKDGMIVVEKILL; encoded by the coding sequence ATGGGTTTAGTATTTTCAGCTACAACATTAGAAAAGTGTCTTGAAAAAGCAACAGATGAACTAAAGGTATCAAAAGATTGCTTAGAATATACAGTTATTGCTCAAAAGAATACTTTTTTTAAGAAAAAAGTAACAATAGAGATTTTGAAAGTTAATAAAGCAAATGATTTAATAAAAAATCAAGAAAACAATTCAAGAGAAGATAAAGAAATGAGCAATAAAGAAAATGAAACTCATAAAGGTATAAAAGTGGAAAATGGTAAAATAATAATCGAAAATTTAGATTATTCATCTAATGAAACGGTTACGATACATCCATGTGATGGAATCAAGCTTTTTATAAATGGAGAAGAATGTGTATCAAAGACAAAGGTTACAGCTTTGGATGATATAAAAGTTGAATATATAAAAAAAGAAGGAAGTAGAAAAATAAATATAACTACTTCAGAAGACAAAATGCAAGCATATATTACAATAAACTATTCTCCTAAATATTCCTTTGAGTTAGTAGACCAATCATGTTGTAGAGATATTATTTTAAAAGCAAAGAAGAAAAAAGGTGAATATCCACCTAAATATACTTATGATGAACTTATAACAATTTTAAAAGATAAAGGAATTGTTCATGGAGTATTAAAAGACAAAATTAAAGAATTAAGTGAAAATTATTGTGTTGATAATGAGTTAGTAGCACAAGGAGACAAAGTAATAAATGATGTTCCTGATACAATAAAAGTTTTTTTTGAAAGTGATAAGAAAAAAACTTTAAAAGATGAAAATGCAAAAATAGACTATAGAAATATGTATTCAATATCAAATGTTAGTTCTGGAGAAATATTAGCAGAAAAAATAGATGGAGTACAAGGTAAAAATGGTAAAAATATTTTTGGGAATGAAGTGAAAAGGAGAACATCACCTAAAATAAATATTAGAGTTGGGACAGGATGTAAATTAGAAGATAATAAAGTTATTTCAACTATAGAAGGAAAGCCTTCTTGCAAATCTGGTGTTTATAGTGTTAATAAGGTATATGAATTAAAAGATGTAGATATAAAAACTGGTAATATAGATTTTATAGGGGATATTGAAATAAATGGTAGTATAAAAAGTGGAACTAATGTAAAAGCAGGTAATTCAGTAACGGTAAGGAAAAACGTGGAAGAAGCAACTATCATAGCAGGTGGACAAGTTAATATATCTGCTAATGTACTAAATTCAAAAGTAAGTGCAGGTGCAAACGATATTGATAAAAAAAAGCATTTAGAAATATTAAAAAAGTACGATAGTATAATAGAGTCTTTAATTAGTTACACAAAGCAAATAAAAGACAAGAATACTTTAGACAATAATAAATCCGATGGAGAAATTATTAAATTATTAATAGAAAGTAAATTTAAAAATATTCCTAGATTATCAATGCTTATAGTAAGTTTTGAAAAAAATAGCGACTCTACGGATAGAGAAATGATTAATTTCATTAGAAAAAAGATTATGGGACTAGGTCCTATAAAAATAAAAAGATATTCTGAGCTTTATGGACTAAAAGATATGATATTAAGTGAAATAGAAGCATTAGAAGAAGAAATAGTCATTCCAGTAGATGTATACCTAGATTATGCTCAAGACTCTACAATAAAGGCATCAGGAAGTGTATTTATAACTGGAAAAGGACAATATGTATCTAAAATAACAGCTTTAAATAATATTGAGTTTACTCAATCAGGATCAGTATGTAGAGGTGGAACACTACATGCTAAAGATCAAATTAAAGTAAAGACTGTTGGTAGTATAGCTGGTGTACTTACAAGGTTAGAGGTATCTGAAAAAGGATGCATAACAGGGGATATAGCATATCAAAATACAGTTTTTTGTTTTGGTGAAAAACAATTTACATTAGAAGTTGCATCAAAAAATGTAAAGGCTTATGTAGGGAAAGATGGTATGATAGTTGTAGAAAAAATTCTATTGTAG
- a CDS encoding chemotaxis protein CheW yields MAMNEMKILIFGLNGEYYASDIKNIERILGYEEPTILPDSPNFVKGVINYQESILPIISLSTKFNLGNDEDSEEKKIIVIKKDDKKFGIIVENVYEVKDIDSSLIEVSPEITTTLSRNYISGLIRLDKNIIILLDVDKIISMEEEQSIF; encoded by the coding sequence ATGGCGATGAATGAGATGAAGATATTAATATTTGGTTTAAATGGTGAATATTATGCTTCTGATATAAAAAATATAGAAAGAATCTTAGGGTATGAAGAACCTACAATTCTTCCTGATTCCCCGAATTTTGTAAAAGGGGTTATTAATTATCAAGAGAGTATATTACCTATAATAAGTTTATCGACAAAATTTAATCTAGGAAATGATGAAGATTCAGAAGAAAAGAAAATAATAGTTATAAAAAAAGATGATAAAAAATTTGGAATAATCGTAGAAAATGTATATGAAGTAAAAGATATTGATAGTAGTTTAATAGAAGTTTCTCCTGAAATAACAACTACATTATCAAGAAATTATATTAGTGGTCTTATAAGATTGGATAAGAATATAATAATACTTTTAGATGTAGATAAAATTATATCTATGGAGGAAGAACAAAGTATATTTTAG
- a CDS encoding chemotaxis protein CheD, giving the protein MENTEVKVGIADLNLVSSPGKIMTIGLGSCIGIALYDKRNKLAGLSHIMLPDSTQFKNATNPMKFADLAIPLLIKKMEAKGCQKRNLIAKIAGGASMFSFSDKSMVGDIGKRNIQAVKKSLSEEKIRIIAEDVGGNKGRTMILNALDGKVTLKIVGVGIVEL; this is encoded by the coding sequence ATGGAGAATACAGAAGTTAAGGTTGGAATAGCTGATTTAAATTTGGTATCCTCACCTGGAAAAATAATGACAATAGGATTGGGTTCATGCATAGGTATAGCATTATATGATAAAAGAAATAAACTAGCGGGTTTATCTCATATAATGCTCCCAGATAGCACACAATTTAAAAATGCAACAAATCCAATGAAGTTTGCTGATTTAGCAATTCCCTTATTAATAAAAAAGATGGAAGCTAAAGGTTGTCAAAAGAGAAATTTAATAGCTAAAATAGCTGGTGGAGCATCTATGTTTAGTTTTTCAGATAAGAGTATGGTTGGGGATATAGGAAAAAGAAATATACAAGCTGTAAAAAAATCTTTAAGCGAGGAAAAAATTCGAATAATAGCTGAAGATGTAGGCGGAAACAAAGGAAGAACCATGATTTTAAATGCTTTAGATGGCAAAGTTACACTTAAAATAGTGGGAGTAGGAATTGTGGAATTATAA